The proteins below come from a single Salinilacihabitans rarus genomic window:
- a CDS encoding acyl-CoA dehydrogenase family protein, with the protein MGDGIDYGDLPAGRGVDYWDLDRTLRREVRRVYDEDEYEWAEPRLREFGRRVGHTIADNADYVDEHGPELEPYDAYGEVQNYVRYPAELHETERIVYESGAVADVFAAPPGREEPLPFAHDLAMQYLLSYADPGVDCPVAMTAGAALVLEKFDDGSLREYYEALTSRDHDALIEGAMFLTEEQGGSDVGAIETRAEYDDEAGCWRLYGEKWFCSNIDAEGTLALARTEGAPDGTDGLSMFLVPHADPDAVDGVYAKGDRRDGPLDPDAVNDQFYRRLKDKLGTISVPTGEVEFDGAKAFLVGEEECGFKQMAEMLNLERLSNAAASCGIVGRALLESKVQAADREAFGKPIDRHPLMRADLVDMAVDHEAATAFTMEAARLFSERERAARAGDDADDAYRLMRLLIPIAKLRTARMAVETASYAMEVQGGNGYVNDFITHRLLRDAQVLPIWEGTENVLSLDVLRALEREAAHEPLFEAIERRLDAVDDPALDAAAETVESEYRDLQRALATLAGADDEYAQLSAKRLAHYVFDVFTAALLLAEAHERLADGDGRLALVARRFVTKELDGREARGIASGDRVALEHFDAIVRYAPVEPAAAAEAAPAED; encoded by the coding sequence ATGGGCGACGGGATCGACTACGGCGACCTCCCCGCGGGGCGAGGCGTCGACTACTGGGACCTCGACCGCACGCTCCGGCGGGAGGTGCGACGCGTCTACGACGAGGACGAGTACGAGTGGGCCGAACCGCGCCTCCGCGAGTTCGGCCGTCGCGTCGGCCACACGATCGCCGACAACGCCGACTACGTCGACGAGCACGGGCCGGAACTCGAACCGTACGACGCGTACGGCGAGGTGCAAAACTACGTCCGGTACCCGGCCGAACTGCACGAGACCGAGCGCATCGTCTACGAGTCGGGGGCCGTCGCCGACGTCTTCGCGGCGCCGCCCGGCCGCGAGGAGCCCCTGCCGTTCGCACACGACCTGGCGATGCAGTACCTGCTCTCCTACGCCGACCCGGGCGTCGACTGCCCGGTGGCGATGACCGCGGGCGCGGCGCTCGTCCTCGAGAAGTTCGACGACGGCTCGCTGCGCGAGTACTACGAGGCCCTGACGAGCCGCGACCACGACGCCCTGATCGAGGGCGCGATGTTCCTCACCGAGGAGCAAGGCGGCAGCGACGTCGGCGCCATCGAGACCCGCGCCGAGTACGACGACGAGGCGGGCTGCTGGCGGCTGTACGGCGAGAAGTGGTTCTGTTCGAACATCGACGCCGAGGGGACGCTCGCGCTGGCGCGCACCGAGGGCGCCCCCGACGGGACCGACGGGCTCTCGATGTTCCTCGTCCCCCACGCCGACCCCGACGCGGTCGACGGCGTCTACGCGAAAGGCGACCGTCGCGACGGGCCGCTCGACCCGGACGCGGTCAACGACCAGTTCTACCGCCGGCTGAAGGACAAACTCGGCACGATATCGGTGCCGACGGGCGAGGTCGAGTTCGACGGCGCGAAGGCCTTCCTCGTCGGCGAGGAAGAGTGCGGTTTCAAACAGATGGCCGAGATGCTCAACCTTGAGCGACTGTCGAACGCCGCGGCCTCCTGTGGGATCGTGGGTCGGGCGCTGCTGGAGAGCAAGGTGCAGGCGGCCGACCGGGAGGCGTTCGGGAAGCCCATCGACCGCCACCCCCTGATGCGCGCGGACCTCGTGGACATGGCCGTCGACCACGAGGCGGCGACGGCGTTCACGATGGAGGCCGCGCGGCTGTTCTCGGAGCGCGAACGCGCGGCGCGGGCGGGCGACGACGCCGACGACGCGTATCGCCTGATGCGCCTGCTGATCCCGATCGCGAAGCTCCGGACGGCGCGGATGGCCGTCGAGACGGCCTCGTACGCGATGGAGGTGCAGGGCGGCAACGGCTACGTGAACGACTTCATCACCCACCGGCTGCTGCGGGACGCGCAGGTGCTGCCCATCTGGGAGGGTACCGAGAACGTCCTCTCGCTGGACGTCCTCCGGGCGCTCGAACGCGAAGCCGCCCACGAACCGCTGTTCGAGGCGATCGAGCGGCGACTCGACGCCGTCGACGACCCGGCACTCGACGCCGCCGCGGAGACGGTCGAAAGCGAGTACCGCGACCTCCAGCGCGCGCTGGCGACGCTGGCCGGCGCGGACGACGAGTACGCGCAACTGTCGGCGAAACGGCTCGCCCACTACGTCTTCGACGTGTTCACGGCCGCGCTGTTGCTCGCGGAGGCCCACGAGCGACTCGCGGACGGCGACGGACGGCTCGCGCTCGTGGCCCGCCGGTTCGTGACGAAGGAACTCGACGGGCGGGAGGCCCGCGGCATCGCGAGCGGCGACCGGGTCGCGCTGGAGCACTTCGACGCTATCGTCCGGTACGCGCCGGTGGAACCGGCGGCCGCCGCGGAGGCGGCCCCGGCCGAAGACTGA
- a CDS encoding universal stress protein produces MAILAAIDETERSEQVVEVAYDLATTYDDPLVALHVVPDEEYRAHKKSLEDIPGMGDFSLSQQADSAKRFAHRFVTETIDVETGRLEVRGRVGEVTDEILAEIDALEPRYLVIGGRRRSPAGKAVFGSTAQELLLSAECPVVSKIADE; encoded by the coding sequence ATGGCAATACTCGCCGCGATCGACGAGACGGAACGGTCGGAGCAGGTCGTCGAAGTCGCCTACGACCTCGCGACGACGTACGACGATCCGCTCGTCGCGTTGCACGTCGTGCCGGACGAGGAGTACAGGGCGCACAAGAAGAGCCTCGAAGACATCCCGGGAATGGGGGACTTCTCGCTGAGCCAGCAGGCCGACAGCGCGAAACGGTTCGCACACCGGTTCGTCACCGAGACGATCGACGTCGAGACGGGGAGACTCGAAGTGCGCGGCCGCGTCGGCGAGGTGACCGACGAGATCCTGGCCGAGATCGACGCGCTCGAACCGCGGTACCTCGTCATCGGCGGCCGCCGCCGGTCCCCGGCCGGGAAAGCCGTCTTCGGAAGCACCGCACAGGAACTCCTGTTGAGCGCGGAGTGTCCCGTCGTGTCGAAGATCGCCGACGAGTGA
- the hjc gene encoding Holliday junction resolvase Hjc: protein MSQAKGDRRERELVNLLDEAGFAVMRAPASGSATDRELPDVLAGDGEVFYAIEAKSSSGKPIYLTGEEVEALIYFARNFGAKPRIGVRFDREDWYFFHPGDLHVTDGGNYRVKKETALADGTDFAEFVGESEKVSLDEVGADDDGPDEEVLRVLNAVEQGVMDVEEAAELLA from the coding sequence ATGTCCCAGGCGAAGGGTGATCGCCGCGAGCGCGAACTCGTCAACCTGCTCGACGAGGCCGGCTTCGCGGTGATGCGCGCGCCCGCCAGCGGCTCCGCGACCGACCGCGAACTGCCGGACGTGCTCGCGGGCGACGGCGAGGTCTTCTACGCGATCGAGGCGAAGTCGAGTTCGGGCAAGCCGATCTACCTCACCGGCGAGGAGGTCGAGGCGTTGATCTACTTCGCGCGGAACTTCGGGGCGAAACCCCGTATCGGCGTCCGCTTCGACCGCGAGGACTGGTACTTCTTCCACCCCGGCGACCTCCACGTCACCGACGGGGGTAACTACCGCGTGAAAAAGGAGACCGCGCTCGCCGACGGCACCGACTTCGCCGAGTTCGTCGGCGAGAGCGAGAAGGTCTCTCTGGACGAGGTCGGCGCGGACGACGACGGCCCGGACGAGGAGGTTCTGCGCGTCTTGAACGCCGTCGAGCAAGGCGTGATGGACGTCGAGGAGGCCGCCGAGTTGCTCGCGTAG
- a CDS encoding CPBP family intramembrane glutamic endopeptidase, translated as MGTVERSDGYVRSLLVATVLSVAGIVAAQVTTVPAFLLDPALVESPADASSLGIVALMGLNFAGFVLVGAAYLWWTDRGWSYLDLRWPTGRGWLFVLVGIFGSIGYLFVVNVVATLFELESSENQVVQFIGDDPNVVLLMIVIVFAFNAPAEEFLFRNVIQKRLYAAFSRMGAVVATSVIFALIHIPSYALSATGVAPAGAIAVSLAVVFGGSLIFGTLYAKTDNLVVPIAAHAAFNAFQFGILYLLLRFAPDELENAMAVAVETALAAVPV; from the coding sequence ATGGGAACGGTAGAACGCAGCGACGGATACGTCCGCTCGTTGCTCGTCGCCACGGTCCTCTCGGTCGCCGGTATCGTCGCCGCCCAGGTCACTACGGTTCCGGCGTTCCTGCTCGATCCGGCGCTGGTCGAGTCGCCGGCCGACGCCTCCAGTCTGGGGATCGTCGCGCTGATGGGGCTGAACTTCGCCGGCTTCGTCCTCGTCGGCGCGGCCTACCTCTGGTGGACCGACCGCGGCTGGTCGTACCTCGACCTCCGGTGGCCGACCGGCCGCGGGTGGCTGTTCGTCCTCGTCGGGATCTTCGGCAGCATCGGCTACCTGTTCGTCGTCAACGTCGTCGCCACGCTCTTCGAACTGGAATCGTCGGAGAATCAGGTCGTCCAGTTCATCGGCGACGACCCCAACGTGGTGTTGCTCATGATCGTCATCGTCTTCGCGTTCAACGCGCCGGCCGAGGAGTTCCTCTTCAGGAACGTGATCCAGAAGCGGCTGTACGCCGCGTTCAGCCGGATGGGCGCGGTCGTCGCCACGAGCGTCATCTTCGCGCTCATCCACATCCCGTCGTACGCCCTCTCGGCGACCGGCGTCGCCCCCGCGGGCGCGATCGCCGTCTCGCTCGCGGTCGTCTTCGGCGGCTCGCTCATCTTCGGCACCCTCTACGCGAAGACCGACAACCTCGTCGTCCCGATCGCGGCCCACGCGGCGTTCAACGCCTTCCAGTTCGGCATCCTCTATCTCCTCTTGCGGTTCGCCCCCGATGAACTCGAGAACGCGATGGCCGTCGCGGTCGAGACGGCGCTGGCGGCGGTACCCGTCTGA
- a CDS encoding ArsR/SmtB family transcription factor has protein sequence MTESHLVEELDPEDAFAVLSDGTRIDILRALWETDGGEATFSELRDAVGMRDSGKFNYHLGKLTGRFVDRTDEGYELRSAGRHVVGSLLAGGFTMTADVDPIALDDPCPVCGADLAFAYEDERVRIDCEACPYGNSFPVPPGAFAECPVDRFPAVANRYLRTLLARARNEFCAACEGRVRPDLTTFDALETDRSPAGFGSLVAVVYDCDRCGMSTQVNLSTILLDHPLVSAFHYEHGTDVRDVPLWRLGVIDGEPQSRLLDGDAGAARATYAVGERELSLTVDESLTVLDADRS, from the coding sequence ATGACGGAGTCGCACCTCGTCGAGGAACTCGATCCGGAGGACGCCTTCGCGGTCCTCTCGGACGGAACGCGGATCGACATCCTCCGGGCGCTCTGGGAGACCGACGGCGGGGAGGCCACGTTCTCCGAGTTGCGCGACGCCGTGGGGATGCGCGACTCGGGGAAGTTCAACTACCACCTCGGAAAGCTCACGGGCCGGTTCGTCGACAGGACCGACGAGGGGTACGAACTCCGGTCGGCCGGCCGGCACGTCGTCGGCTCCCTGCTCGCGGGCGGGTTCACGATGACGGCGGACGTCGACCCGATCGCCCTCGACGACCCCTGTCCGGTCTGTGGCGCCGACCTCGCGTTCGCGTACGAGGACGAGCGCGTCCGCATCGACTGCGAGGCGTGTCCGTACGGGAACTCCTTCCCGGTGCCGCCCGGGGCGTTCGCCGAGTGCCCGGTCGACCGCTTCCCGGCGGTGGCGAACCGGTACCTCCGGACGCTGCTGGCCCGCGCTCGAAACGAGTTCTGCGCCGCCTGCGAGGGTCGCGTGCGGCCGGACCTCACCACCTTCGACGCGCTCGAGACGGACCGGTCGCCCGCGGGATTCGGCAGCCTCGTCGCCGTGGTCTACGACTGCGACCGCTGCGGGATGAGCACGCAGGTCAACCTCTCGACGATCCTACTCGATCACCCGCTGGTCAGCGCGTTCCACTACGAGCACGGGACCGACGTCAGGGACGTCCCGCTCTGGCGGCTTGGCGTGATCGACGGCGAACCGCAGTCGAGGCTGCTCGACGGCGACGCGGGGGCCGCGAGAGCCACGTACGCCGTCGGCGAGCGCGAACTCTCGCTGACGGTCGACGAGTCCCTGACCGTCCTCGACGCGGACCGCTCGTAA
- a CDS encoding MFS transporter has product MRGPFANATFRRLFVGRVVTNVGDSLYFVAAMWLVYSLTGDPFYTGLAGFLTMVPRAFQFLAGPLVDQWSLRRTLVGTQFVQAVVVSTIPVAHAAGVLTVELVLVVMPALTALNQLVYPAQTAALPRILEDDDLVAANSAFSIAYQGLDMVANGVGGVLMGLFSAIALFTIDAVTFGLAALVFATLSIPAAGSSGGGDGDARATEDQPSGAGKAAADGGVAPLEESASYLTRLRAGVTALRGTFLVPLIGAAVVANFAAGMVLASIPAYADALGVPPALAAIGAAGGYGLLMASFAAGTFFGAVLASAIESYPFGRTMIVGFAASSALWTAGLLADWLPVTTVLFALAVVPTGVVNVQVAAIVQSAPPEELVGRVSSLLSSALSSLYPVGSLAGGVVAGAFGPRIAMGAVGVVALGQAGYVLLVDDLRTLPAPAETTLDME; this is encoded by the coding sequence ATGCGAGGTCCGTTCGCGAACGCGACGTTTCGGCGGCTGTTCGTCGGCCGCGTGGTCACCAACGTCGGCGACAGCCTCTACTTCGTCGCCGCGATGTGGCTCGTCTACAGCCTCACCGGCGACCCCTTCTACACTGGACTGGCAGGATTCCTGACGATGGTACCGCGAGCGTTCCAGTTTCTGGCGGGGCCACTCGTCGATCAGTGGTCCCTCCGCCGGACGCTCGTCGGCACCCAGTTCGTTCAGGCGGTGGTCGTCTCGACGATTCCGGTCGCCCACGCCGCCGGCGTCCTGACCGTCGAACTGGTGCTGGTCGTCATGCCGGCGCTGACCGCGCTCAACCAGCTCGTCTATCCGGCACAGACGGCCGCACTCCCGCGGATCCTCGAGGACGACGATCTGGTCGCGGCGAACTCGGCGTTCTCGATCGCCTACCAGGGGCTCGATATGGTCGCCAACGGCGTCGGTGGCGTCCTCATGGGACTGTTCAGTGCCATTGCCCTGTTCACGATCGACGCCGTCACGTTCGGGCTCGCCGCGCTGGTGTTCGCGACGCTCTCGATTCCCGCCGCGGGTTCGTCCGGGGGAGGCGATGGCGACGCCCGAGCGACGGAAGACCAGCCTTCCGGGGCGGGCAAAGCGGCTGCAGACGGTGGCGTCGCCCCTCTCGAGGAGTCGGCTTCGTATCTCACGCGGCTTCGAGCGGGCGTGACGGCTCTTCGAGGAACGTTTCTCGTGCCGCTGATCGGCGCAGCAGTCGTCGCCAACTTCGCGGCGGGAATGGTTCTGGCGTCGATCCCGGCGTACGCCGACGCGCTCGGCGTTCCGCCGGCGCTCGCCGCGATCGGTGCTGCGGGCGGCTATGGCTTGCTCATGGCGTCGTTCGCGGCAGGAACGTTCTTCGGAGCGGTTCTGGCGTCCGCGATCGAGAGCTATCCCTTCGGCCGAACCATGATCGTCGGGTTCGCCGCGAGCAGCGCCCTCTGGACCGCGGGACTCCTCGCCGACTGGCTCCCCGTGACGACCGTCCTGTTCGCGCTCGCAGTCGTCCCCACCGGCGTCGTCAACGTTCAGGTCGCCGCGATCGTCCAGTCGGCCCCGCCGGAAGAACTCGTCGGCCGAGTCAGTAGCCTCCTCAGTTCGGCGCTCTCGTCGCTGTACCCGGTCGGCTCGCTCGCCGGCGGCGTCGTCGCGGGCGCGTTCGGCCCTCGCATCGCCATGGGGGCAGTCGGCGTGGTCGCTCTCGGACAGGCTGGCTACGTGTTGCTCGTAGACGACCTGCGAACGCTTCCAGCACCGGCGGAAACGACGCTCGATATGGAGTAG
- a CDS encoding adenosylhomocysteinase produces MTEYPPISEQLDDPGAARAEGRRKMDWAAQHMPILERVREEFEAERPFEGERIGMAMHVEAKTAMLVETLAAGGAAVAVTGCNPLSTHDDVSAALDAHESITSYAKRGVDDEAYYDAIEAVIAHEPTITVDDGMDLVAAIHEDYPELIDDIVGGAEETTTGVHRLRAMDDDGALRYPVFAVNDTPMKRLFDNVHGTGESSLASIAMTTNLSWAGKNVVVSGYGYCGKGVAKKAAGQNANVIVTEVEPRRALEAHMEGYEVMPMSEAAEVGDVFLTTTGNRDVIVREHFEKMQDGVLLANAGHFDIEIDLDALDDLAVDRYEARDGVEAYEMDDGRRLNVIAEGRLVNLAAPVSLGHPVEVMDQSFGIQAVCVREMLENGDAYEPGVHDVPDDLDREIAEIKLEAEGVEFDSLTETQREYMDSWDHGT; encoded by the coding sequence ATGACGGAGTATCCGCCGATCAGCGAGCAGTTGGACGACCCCGGGGCGGCGCGCGCCGAGGGACGTCGCAAGATGGACTGGGCTGCCCAGCACATGCCCATTCTGGAGCGCGTCCGCGAGGAGTTCGAGGCCGAGCGGCCGTTCGAGGGCGAGCGCATCGGGATGGCGATGCACGTCGAGGCGAAGACGGCGATGCTGGTCGAGACGCTCGCGGCCGGCGGCGCAGCGGTCGCCGTCACGGGCTGTAATCCCCTCTCGACCCACGACGACGTCTCCGCCGCGCTCGACGCCCACGAGTCGATCACCAGCTACGCGAAACGCGGCGTCGACGACGAGGCGTACTACGACGCCATCGAGGCCGTCATCGCCCACGAGCCCACGATCACGGTCGACGACGGGATGGACCTCGTCGCCGCCATCCACGAGGACTACCCCGAACTGATCGACGACATCGTCGGCGGCGCCGAGGAGACGACCACCGGCGTCCACCGCCTGCGCGCGATGGACGACGACGGCGCGCTCCGCTATCCGGTGTTCGCCGTCAACGACACGCCGATGAAGCGGCTGTTCGACAACGTCCACGGCACCGGCGAGTCCTCGCTCGCCTCCATCGCCATGACGACGAACCTCTCGTGGGCCGGCAAGAACGTCGTCGTCTCGGGCTACGGCTACTGCGGCAAGGGCGTCGCGAAGAAGGCCGCCGGCCAGAACGCGAACGTCATCGTCACCGAGGTCGAACCCCGCCGCGCCCTCGAAGCCCACATGGAGGGCTACGAGGTGATGCCCATGTCGGAGGCGGCCGAGGTCGGCGACGTCTTCCTCACGACGACGGGCAACCGCGACGTCATCGTCCGCGAGCACTTCGAGAAGATGCAAGACGGCGTCTTACTCGCCAACGCGGGCCACTTCGACATCGAGATCGACCTCGACGCGCTCGACGACCTCGCGGTCGACCGCTACGAGGCCCGCGACGGCGTCGAGGCCTACGAGATGGACGACGGCCGCCGGCTGAACGTCATCGCGGAGGGCCGCCTCGTCAACCTCGCCGCCCCCGTCTCGCTGGGCCACCCCGTCGAGGTGATGGACCAGAGCTTCGGTATTCAGGCCGTCTGCGTCCGGGAGATGCTCGAGAACGGCGACGCCTACGAGCCGGGGGTCCACGACGTCCCCGACGACCTCGACCGCGAGATCGCCGAGATCAAACTCGAAGCCGAGGGCGTCGAGTTCGACTCGCTGACCGAGACTCAGCGCGAGTACATGGACTCCTGGGACCACGGGACGTAA
- a CDS encoding amidohydrolase, translating to MTTLAITGGRVLLPDLTVERADVLVDGATGEISEVGADLGADAEETLDASGGLVTPGFVNGHCHVPMTLLRGYADDKPLEPWLREDIWPAEAALEPEDVRAGAELGVLEMIEGGTTAFADMYFHVSEVAAAVEDAGVRARLGHGVVTVGKDEAAARADAAESIDVAREFDGAADGRISTAFMPHSLTTVGEAYLDEFVPKAREAGVPVHYHANETDGEVSPIVEERGVRPLEYAADAGLLEPEDFLAHGVHLDETEIEVLAEAGASVVHCPASNMKLASGMAPVQRLLDAGVTVGLGTDGAASNNDLSMLGEARDAAMLGKLAADDASAVPAAAVVEMLTRGSAAAIGVESGRIEPGAPADLAVLDLERPHLTPAHDLVSHLAYAAAAADVRHTVCDGRVLMRDREVLTLDEAAVRRRARERADSLVARVDGE from the coding sequence ATGACCACGCTGGCGATCACCGGCGGGCGGGTGCTCCTGCCGGATCTGACGGTCGAACGCGCGGACGTGCTGGTCGACGGGGCGACGGGCGAGATCAGCGAGGTGGGCGCCGACCTCGGCGCCGACGCCGAGGAGACGCTCGACGCCTCCGGCGGCCTCGTGACGCCCGGCTTCGTCAACGGCCACTGCCACGTCCCGATGACGCTGCTGCGGGGCTACGCCGACGACAAGCCGCTCGAACCGTGGCTGCGCGAGGACATCTGGCCCGCGGAGGCGGCCCTCGAACCCGAGGACGTCCGCGCCGGCGCCGAACTGGGCGTCCTCGAGATGATCGAGGGGGGGACGACCGCCTTCGCCGACATGTACTTCCACGTCTCCGAGGTCGCCGCCGCCGTCGAGGACGCCGGCGTGCGCGCCCGCCTCGGCCACGGCGTCGTCACCGTCGGGAAGGACGAGGCGGCCGCCCGCGCCGACGCCGCCGAGAGTATCGACGTGGCCCGGGAGTTCGACGGCGCGGCCGACGGCCGCATCTCGACGGCGTTCATGCCCCACTCGCTGACGACCGTCGGCGAGGCGTACCTCGATGAGTTCGTCCCGAAAGCGCGCGAGGCGGGCGTCCCCGTCCACTACCACGCCAACGAGACCGACGGCGAGGTGTCGCCCATCGTCGAGGAGCGGGGGGTGCGCCCGCTGGAGTACGCGGCGGACGCGGGCCTGCTCGAACCCGAGGACTTCCTCGCCCACGGCGTCCACCTCGACGAGACGGAAATCGAGGTGCTCGCCGAGGCCGGCGCGAGCGTGGTCCACTGCCCGGCCTCGAACATGAAACTCGCCAGCGGGATGGCCCCCGTCCAGCGGCTGCTCGACGCCGGCGTCACGGTCGGCCTCGGCACCGACGGCGCGGCCTCGAACAACGACCTCTCGATGCTCGGCGAGGCCCGCGACGCGGCCATGCTCGGCAAACTCGCCGCCGACGACGCGAGCGCCGTCCCCGCCGCGGCCGTCGTCGAGATGCTGACCCGGGGCAGTGCCGCGGCCATCGGCGTCGAGAGCGGCCGCATCGAACCCGGCGCGCCCGCCGACCTCGCGGTGCTCGACCTCGAACGGCCCCACCTCACCCCGGCCCACGACCTCGTGAGCCACCTCGCGTACGCCGCCGCCGCGGCGGACGTCCGCCACACCGTCTGCGACGGCCGGGTGCTGATGCGCGACCGGGAGGTGCTGACGCTCGACGAGGCCGCGGTCCGCCGGCGGGCGCGCGAGCGCGCCGACTCGCTCGTCGCGCGCGTCGACGGCGAGTGA
- a CDS encoding FkbM family methyltransferase: MDKVAALTYNCRGVVRPPVSSGPPLGRAVARLRGLAYDAYHRLARANYERELLARRTATPAGPVRTYEPWTRHGGSEMLAALCDRCGPADVVYDVGANVGVYALALAAGAPDRRVVAFEPSPEAVERFRANRRLNDLAGRIDVRPHGLGDASGERPFYVSTYPQLSAFDRESARRWAAEVAGVVEVPVRRLDDVEGPPPDVCKVDVEGAAPDVLRGGRETLARHRPALFVEVHDEGLSRDVPGETRAILDDLDYAVSERDGYWHCEPR; encoded by the coding sequence ATGGATAAGGTCGCCGCCCTAACCTACAACTGTCGGGGCGTCGTCCGGCCGCCCGTGTCAAGCGGCCCACCGCTCGGGCGAGCGGTCGCCCGGCTCCGCGGCCTCGCGTACGACGCCTACCACCGGCTCGCCCGCGCCAACTACGAGCGCGAACTGCTCGCCCGGCGGACGGCCACGCCAGCCGGTCCCGTCCGGACCTACGAGCCGTGGACGCGCCACGGCGGGAGCGAGATGCTCGCCGCGCTCTGTGACCGCTGTGGGCCGGCCGACGTCGTCTACGACGTGGGCGCGAACGTCGGCGTCTACGCGCTCGCGCTGGCGGCCGGCGCGCCCGACCGGCGGGTCGTCGCGTTCGAGCCCTCGCCGGAGGCGGTCGAGCGTTTCCGGGCGAACCGCCGGCTGAACGACCTCGCCGGGCGGATCGACGTCCGACCGCACGGCCTCGGCGACGCGAGCGGCGAGCGGCCGTTCTACGTCTCGACGTACCCCCAGCTATCGGCGTTCGACCGCGAGAGCGCGCGCCGCTGGGCGGCCGAGGTAGCGGGGGTCGTCGAGGTGCCGGTCCGCCGACTCGACGACGTCGAGGGGCCGCCGCCGGACGTCTGCAAGGTCGACGTCGAGGGCGCGGCCCCGGACGTGCTCCGGGGCGGCCGGGAGACGCTGGCTCGCCACCGGCCGGCGCTGTTCGTCGAGGTCCACGACGAGGGGCTCTCGCGGGACGTGCCGGGGGAGACGCGAGCGATCCTCGACGACCTCGACTACGCGGTCTCCGAGCGGGACGGCTACTGGCACTGTGAGCCGCGGTGA
- a CDS encoding stage II sporulation protein M: MDASQSRVGRGWTAVAAVVLLAALGTAVAAVERDAPLAAAGVVAVALATAAAPPAVPGALDTLRAAWREHRRYVGAAAGLFGLGAVAGALLLVAGVDLLELVVELLDDELVPADGGGGGVADDTTDLGFTARFFVVQNTPPFLFAIAGAPLTVGLLTAFVMVFNGVVVGNVGYAVGREVGFDAVAVLLVPHGVFELTALFLAAGVGFRLLHRLVERVRGSREAFVTRAYLRRTASLVGVGWLLLVLAAFVEAYATVALAEWLLAAPAV, encoded by the coding sequence ATGGACGCTTCGCAATCGAGAGTCGGCCGCGGCTGGACCGCCGTCGCGGCCGTCGTCCTCCTCGCCGCGCTCGGGACGGCCGTCGCGGCCGTCGAGCGCGACGCCCCGCTGGCCGCGGCGGGCGTCGTCGCCGTCGCGCTCGCGACCGCCGCGGCGCCGCCGGCCGTCCCGGGGGCGCTCGATACGCTCCGGGCGGCCTGGCGCGAGCACCGTCGGTACGTCGGGGCCGCGGCCGGGCTGTTCGGCCTCGGGGCGGTCGCCGGCGCGCTCTTGCTCGTGGCCGGCGTCGACCTGCTCGAACTCGTCGTCGAACTGCTCGACGACGAACTGGTCCCCGCGGACGGGGGCGGTGGCGGGGTCGCCGACGACACGACGGACCTGGGGTTCACGGCGCGCTTTTTCGTCGTCCAGAACACGCCGCCGTTCCTGTTTGCCATCGCCGGCGCGCCGCTGACCGTCGGGTTGCTGACGGCGTTCGTGATGGTCTTCAACGGCGTCGTCGTGGGGAACGTCGGCTACGCGGTCGGCCGCGAGGTCGGCTTCGACGCGGTCGCCGTCCTGCTGGTTCCCCACGGCGTCTTCGAACTGACGGCGCTGTTTCTCGCCGCCGGCGTCGGCTTCCGGCTGCTGCACCGCCTCGTGGAACGCGTCCGGGGGAGCCGCGAGGCGTTCGTCACGCGGGCGTACCTCCGGCGGACCGCGTCCCTCGTCGGCGTCGGCTGGCTGTTGCTCGTCCTCGCGGCGTTCGTCGAGGCGTACGCGACGGTCGCCCTCGCGGAGTGGCTGCTGGCGGCGCCGGCGGTCTGA